Proteins co-encoded in one Aspergillus fumigatus Af293 chromosome 6, whole genome shotgun sequence genomic window:
- the areA gene encoding GATA-type transcription factor — MSGMSHGGAPKAARPTPTAVSASSGYDIADADRSSSSHFHHTSQLSDDFSLGSPLSPPDSAHVQDGLLQDSLFPEWRNAAPRDGVESPDEMQRKDPLATQIWKLYSRTKAQLPNQERMENLTWRMMAMSLKRKERERLQQNNRPSTKNSGSSEPSGIAQLRQTDRPSFARPSTSTDLASDPMNIDDFIVPIESPADRPRSPPTDKAATSSVAIPIKSRKDQSADATPVPASFPHPPQDQRRNNEFGYVPRRVRKTSIDERQFFNLQIPTRKRPAESSPQVPPVSNAMLAQDPNFSAGVPDYTLDNASSGFALHSNTQNHHNNNNLTSPGVPFGLDTFSLGEDPILSSAGPYQAHFTFSPSDSPMTSANPFANVYAQTPIASSLNSTEFFSPPPSGYQSSVSTPQPTYDGDHSMYFDMPSIDARTQRRIPNYITHRSNLSASLQPRFMFNNNTGSEQQHGMTHGSNSSSAVHSPNYTMSQSQHVDPTQVLNPSDFPTSNTHAGIFSFGADSDNEDDDANNYTERAGLAMPADFGDDNAGDMNGLNWDGQFPGSFHSLSGFSVQHRKHVTIGSADMMDTPSEWNQGGSLGRTHGSAASVSEVRNREQDPRRQKIARTTSTPNTNQLLRQSMNNTSHTSPNTPPESGLSSAVPSRPASPGGSKNGDQNNGPTTCTNCFTQTTPLWRRNPEGQPLCNACGLFLKLHGVVRPLSLKTDVIKKRNRSSANSLAVGASRSSKKSSRKNSVAQISMTTPTSSRAQSNTTSESPPAIPGGAASAAGRTAGATGKSGVVPIAAAPPKATPTSAGQSRSTVQVAPKRQRRLEKASETDAADDSNKPSTSSGGRSKVVPLAPAMPPAAVNPANHSIAGGQGASQEWEWLTMSL, encoded by the exons ATGTCGGGGATGAGCCATGGAGGAGCGCCTAAAGCAGCGCGACCGACTCCAACCGCTGTCTCTGCCTCCTCTGGTTACGACATCGCCGATGCTGACcgatcatcctcttctcatTTCCACCACACCTCCCAATTGTCCGACGATTTCTCCCTTGGTTCTCCCCTCAGTCCACCTGACTCCGCTCATGTCCAGGACGGTTTGCTCCAGGACTCTCTTTTTCCCGAGTGGAGGAACGCCGCTCCCCGAGACGGGGTAGAAAGTCCAGATGAGATGCAACGGAAAGATCCACTGGCTACTCAAATATGGAAGCTCTATTCTAGAACAAAAGCTCAGTTACCCAATCAGGAGCGCATGGAAAATCTCACGTGGCGCATGATGGCTATGAGCTTGAAACGCAAGGAACGGGAAAGGCTTCAGCAGAATAATCG TCCTTCGACGAAGAACAGTGGCAGCTCGGAGCCGAGCGGTATTGCCCAACTCCGTCAGACCGACCGCCCTTCCTTTGCACGGCCATCAACATCCACCGATCTTGCCTCCGACCCCATGAACATCGACGACTTCATAGTTCCTATCGAGTCGCCCGCCGATCGCCCTCGGTCACCGCCAACAGATAAAGCGGCGACCTCATCCGTGGCGATCCCCATCAAGTCTCGCAAGGACCAATCGGCCGATGCCACTCCTGTGCCAGCCTCCtttcctcatccacctcaGGACCAGCGCAGAAACAACGAGTTTGGCTATGTACCCCGTCGCGTGCGCAAGACAAGCATCGATGAGCGCCAATTCTTCAATCTCCAGATTCCCACTCGCAAGCGGCCAGCCGAGTCCTCTCCCCAGGTGCCGCCCGTGTCGAACGCCATGCTGGCTCAGGATCCCAATTTCTCGGCCGGTGTTCCTGATTACACCCTCGACAATGCGTCGTCTGGGTTTGCTCTCCACTCTAATACTCAAAACCAccacaacaacaataaccTTACGTCCCCCGGCGTCCCCTTTGGATTGGACACTTTCAGCTTGGGCGAAGATCCGATTCTATCGTCGGCCGGTCCTTACCAGGCGCACTTTACTTTCTCTCCCAGCGACTCTCCCATGACGTCGGCCAACCCGTTTGCGAATGTATATGCGCAGACCCCGATTGCCTCGTCGCTTAATTCGACAGAGttcttttctcctcctccgtcggGGTACCAGTCCTCCGTATCAACACCTCAGCCCACATACGATGGGGATCACTCGATGTATTTTGATATGCCTTCGATTGATGCTCGGACTCAACGGCGTATCCCCAACTACATTACCCACCGTTCGAACTTGTCTGCTTCGCTGCAACCGCGATTCATGTTTAACAACAATACCGGTAGTGAGCAGCAGCACGGGATGACCCACGGCAGCAACTCGTCATCTGCTGTTCATTCTCCGAACTATACTATGAGTCAGTCGCAGCATGTCGATCCGACACAGGTGTTAAACCCAAGCGATTTCCCTACATCGAACACTCATGCCGGCATATTCTCATTCGGTGCGGATTCTGACaacgaagatgatgatgccaacaACTACACCGAGCGGGCTGGCCTGGCTATGCCCGCCGACTTTGGTGATGACAACGCCGGCGACATGAACGGCTTGAACTGGGACGGTCAGTTCCCTGGATCTTTCCACTCCCTGTCTGGATTCAGCGTGCAGCACCGGAAACATGTCACGATCGGCTCGGCAGACATGATGGACACTCCCAGTGAGTGGAACCAAGGCGGCAGTCTTGGCCGCACGCACGGATCCGCAGCCTCGGTCAGTGAAGTGCGCAACCGCGAGCAGGACCCTCGTCGTCAGAAGATTGCTCGTACCACGTCGACGCCTAACACCAACCAGCTGCTGCGCCAAAGCATGAACAATACTTCCCACACATCGCCAAACACCCCTCCAGAGTCGGGACTCAGCAGTGCTGTTCCGTCCAGACCGGCGAGCCCTGGTGGCTCCAAGAACGGTGATCAGAACAATGGGCCAACCACCTGTACCAACTGCTTCACTCAGACCACACCACTGTGGCGCCGTAATCCCGAGGGTCAACCCCTCTGTAACGCCTGCGGTCTGTTCCTCAAACTGCATGGAGTGGTTCGTCCGTTGTCGTTGAAGACAGACGTCATCAAGAAGCGAAACCGCAGTAGCGCCAACAGTCTTGCTGTGGGCGCGTCTCGTTCGTCGAAGAAGTCCTCTCGCAAAAACTCCGTAGCCCAGATTTCCATGACGACACCTACATCGAGCCGCGCACAGAGTAACACTACATCCGAGTCCCCGCCGGCCATTCCTGGAGGCGCGGCCTCAGCCGCTGGCAGGACCGCAGGTGCGACGGGCAAATCCGGTGTGGTCCCCATCGCGGCAGCACCGCCAAAGGCTACTCCTACGAGCGCTGGACAAAGCCGCAGCACTGTTCAGGTAGCCCCCAAGCGCCAACGGCGCCTGGAGAAAGCCAGTGAGACGGATGCAGCCGACGACAGCAATAAACCCAGCACTTCGTCTGGGGGCCGGTCGAAGGTGGTTCCATTAGCACCTGCCATGCCTCCGGCGGCGGTGAACCCGGCCAATCATAGCATTGCTGGGGGTCAGGGTGCAAGCCAGGAATGGGAGTGGTTGACCATGAGTTTGTGA
- the ipi1 gene encoding IPI1/TEX10 family protein, whose product MGSSAKKKKEKKKDFQKTKLKVGKTKAKPDNFTDTSFRAKTITLNQQSLHITAPSSDAQFTHHVSLLSSKSDTQRRDSLAHLTTSLVSRPVDSPLPQPVSVLLPTLLPLILDASSSVRTQLLKLLRALPANDIQDHVPQLLPYIRAGMTHLAADIRVSAVEVLSWLVDVAGAEVVSCAGGWIKTLNCFLSVLGWHTEESSKWSGNRASFGKSGAKGQPMVKVLAALAVFLQAGIGRPDERMDDSSDEDSAPGVSGWEFPLCHAAQHMVPQATAPFVHLNLFGQPRDEEGEMYETREDRYRVFENRFLGAVQRGLESARGEGGEVGRASAGVSKVLKEAIAYGPGV is encoded by the exons ATGGGCTCCAGcgcgaaaaagaaaaaggaaaagaagaaagactTCCAG AAAACGAAACTGAAAGTCGGCAAAACCAAGGCAAAGCCTGACAACTTCACCGACACAAGTTTCCGCGCAAAAA CCATCACCCTCAACCAACAATCCCTGCACATCACCGCCCCATCATCAGACGCCCAATTCACCCACCACGTCTCTCTGCTTTCTTCCAAATCCGACACCCAGCGCCGCGACTCACTCGCGCACCTGACGACCTCACTCGTCTCAAGGCCAGTAGACTCCCCCCTCCCCCAGCCCGTAAGCGTCCTCCTGCCCACTCTCCTCCCCCTGATCCTAGACGCAAGCTCCAGCGTCCGCAcccagcttctcaagctcctgCGTGCGCTGCCAGCCAATGACATCCAGGATCACGTCCCCCAGCTCCTGCCCTACATCCGTGCAGGCATGACCCACCTGGCAGCCGACATCCGCGTCTCGGCCGTCGAGGTGCTGTCCTGGCTGGTGGACGTCGCAGGCGCCGAGGTCGTCTCCTGCGCCGGAGGGTGGATCAAGACGCTGAACTGCTTCCTGTCTGTGCTGGGCTGGCACACGGAGGAGTCGTCCAAGTGGTCGGGGAATCGGGCTTCGTTCGGCAAGTCGGGCGCTAAGGGCCAGCCGATGGTGAAGGTGCTGGCCGCGTTGGCGGTGTTCCTGCAGGCGGGGATCGGGCGGCCGGATGAGCGAATGGATGATTCTTCTGACGAGGATAGTGCGCCAGGGGTGTCGGGGTGGGAGTTCCCGCTGTGTCATGCGGCGCAGCATATGGTTCCACAGGCGACGGCGCCTTTTGTGCATTTGAATCTGTTTGGGCAGCCTCGGGATGAGGAAGGGGAGATGTACGAGACGCGCGAGGATCGGTACCGTGTGTTTGAAAATCGGTTTCTAGGGGCTGTGCAGCGTGGCTTGGAGAGTGCACGCGGTGAGGGCGGGGAGGTGGGAAGGGCGTCGGCTGGTGTGAGTAAGGTGCTCAAGGAGGCGATTGCGTATGGGCCAGGGGTGTGA
- a CDS encoding nucleobase cation symporter-1 family protein, protein MIFSRPRLRITQPKSAFAEGNARWTNLDLDPVPHHRRKWGPLSFVGEISPIQFLGLALLTPTIAYWISDAFNAATWQFASSIIAVGLSWRESLAIVAISFFIISFVIAANGAVGAIYHIPFPVIARASWGFWGSYVAIISRVILAVFWFAIQNVNGGNAVRCMIGAIWPSFLTLKNDIPEAQGITTAGMVGYLIFFLVQFPFLCIHPNKVRWLFVAKSIIVPIAWLAILVWAFVAEGGGAIFDQKPTVSGSKYSWLFLANMTSVLGNYATLSVNQSDFSRYSRVSPKWQLLYIPMLPIVFTFITFIGIAASSAGQSRYGGEIPWDPIVLISHWTSRACRFFAAFSFALASLGVNISANSISAANDLTALAPQYINLRRGQIICAILSWCLVPWKILASAGSFLNFMSAYAIFLGPVGAIMLWDFWLVKRRKYDTLALYQPSNPTYRYSSWGTNWRALVAFLVGVAPNLPGLIASVNSSIDVGVGIHPYQFGWLLGFVATSIVYVGLSVWFPARESLIERAVLADEIYDSRGTVEGVDAGSEEVLGEGLGREEKMLGVKNGILEKRI, encoded by the exons ATGATATTCTCACGACCCCGTCTGCGCATCACCCAGCCCAAGTCGGCTTTCGCAGAGGGAAATGCCCGCTGGACCAACCTCGATCTCGATCCCGTCCCTCATCACCGTCGAAAATGGGGTCCATTGAGTTTTGTCGGTGAGATATCACCGATCCAATTTCTGGGCCTTGCATTGCTGACTCCGACCATAGCGTACTGGATCTCCGACGCCTTCAACGCCGCAACATGGCAGTTCGCTAGTAGCATCATTGCGGTCGGGCTGAGCTGGCGCGAGTCCCTCGCCATCGTGGCCATCTCATTCTTTATCATTTCCTTCGTCATTGCCGCCAATGGTGCCGTGGGGGCCATCTACCACATCCCGTTTCCCGTCATCGCCCGCGCGAGCTGGGGCTTCTGGGGCTCCTACGTCGCCATCATTTCTCGGGTGATCCTGGCGGTTTTCTGGTTTGCCATACAGAATGTCAACGGGGGAAATGCCGTCCGGTGCATGATCGGCGCCATCTGGCCGAGTTTCCTGACGTTGAAGAATGACATCCCCGAGGCCCAGGGCATCACGACTGCCGGGATGGTGGGATACCTAATCTTCTTTCTTGTGCAGTTCCCGTTCCTGTGTATTCATCCAAACAAAGTGCGGTGGTTGTTTGTCGCCAAATCCATCATCGTGCCCATTGCGTGGCTGGCGATTCTCGTCTGGGCGTTCGTGGCCGAGGGCGGCGGAGCGATCTTTGACCAGAAGCCCACGGTTTCCGGGTCCAAGTATAGCTGGCTGTTCCTGGCGAATATGACGTCCGTACTGGGGAACTATGCCACGCTCAGCGTGAACCAG TCCGACTTCTCTCGATACTCCCGCGTCAGCCCTAAATGGCAGCTCCTCTACATCCCCATGCTCCCCATCGTCTTCACCTTCATCACCTTCATCGGCATCGCCGCCTCATCCGCCGGCCAGTCGCGCTACGGCGGCGAGATCCCCTGGGACCCGATCGTGCTGATCAGTCATTGGACCAGCCGCGCCTGCCGCTTCTTcgccgccttctccttcgcccTCGCCTCCCTAGGCGTCAACATCTCCGccaactccatctccgccGCCAACGACCTGACCGCGCTCGCACCGCAATACATCAACCTGCGCCGCGGGCAGATCATCTGCGCAATCCTGTCGTGGTGTCTCGTCCCCTGGAAGATCCTCGCGTCCGCGGGAAGCTTCCTGAACTTCATGTCCGCGTACGCTATCTTCCTCGGCCCCGTCGGCGCAATCATGCTCTGGGACTTTTGGCTTGTCAAGCGGCGGAAGTACGATACCCTGGCGCTGTATCAGCCGTCGAACCCGACGTATCGGTATTCCTCGTGGGGGACGAACTGGCGCGCCCTCGTCGCGTTCCTGGTTGGCGTTGCGCCGAATCTACCGGGTTTGATCGCGTCTGTGAACAGTAGCATTGATGTTGGGGTCGGGATCCATCCGTACCAGTTTGGGTGGCTGTTAGGGTTCGTGGCGACGAGTATCGTGTATGTGGGTCTGTCGGTTTGGTTCCCGGCGCGCGAGAGCTTGATTGAGCGGGCTGTGCTGGCGGATGAGATTTACGACAGCAGGGGCACGGTGGAGGGGGTTGATGCGGGTTCGGAGGAGGTTTTGGGGGAGGGCTTGGGtcgggaagagaagatgctcggTGTGAAGAACGGGATATTAGAGAAACGAATCTGA
- a CDS encoding putative G1/S-specific cyclin Pcl5 produces MTGMDVLGLRDSNPSIQYKAPYAHPYASSVSSSASSSSSSVFSLDCVSNQSSISSTSTNPVDVIWENEGEHQVAGRILTSATSSRGGVRGVLPKATDAAVAPELRRHPRRTNSCMAQSNGVTCARPPPCLLRQSDRKVNFVDNLVDTASQIVEIIWPLSAVASRSDSTTGCKGVLPLRTFIQETLRRSRTSYSTLQVALYYLIKIKEHVPRYNAEQEQPPRSKPVCRAMQCGRRMFLAALILASKYLQDRNYSARAWSKISGLNTVEINQNELMFLEAIGWRLHVTEATFQRWTDIVLKYTPGAGGPFTGEGQCWRTVIPKLTPELDTVDVELSTPSSMVGFESGLVSGSPSPRSPSTGEHPSPSSIFNQGSAYQRYSPVSAGASSLPSMPRPPMLPTPQLTPQTVVATAPAASGSTFCARRASICAAMSQVQNVCMARSTLDLRPSLAFCQKANTFDGYPTVVRRSSLARSTSSASSPESMISDVSTLSSSSLSSCSSGSGPVSILGTSASTKPRLAMKATHRCTSNSLKEGRKALAIASPIDEGPLGEIYSSPETYLGAAGQVPDLSNISLGTPVDHEAAQSLCELSGAISRSAQTFEQGTTTQRQCRKRGRTGSEDILWQNHVRHLMNPNARNEGKASDCSMSDTRSYPKHSQSLSAAQLSLLAVSAPLSGPAGMKRACCGSEARKIALNPSVRSEYLG; encoded by the exons ATGACAGGGATGGACGTCTTGGGTTTGAGGGACTCAAACCCGAGCATTCAGTACAAAGCGCCCTATGCGCATCCTTATGCTTCCTCGGtctcctcctcggcatcttcctcatcttcttccgtCTTTTCCCTGGATTGTGTGTCCAATCAGAGTTCCATCTCGTCGACTTCCACGAACCCGGTGGATGTCATCTGGGAAAATGAGGGCGAACACCAGGTGGCTGGACGAATCTTGACTTCGGCAACTAGCTCGCGTGGCGGTGTGAGGGGTGTGTTGCCCAAAGCTACCGATGCGGCGGTCGCGCCCGAGTTGCGGAGGCATCCTCGGCGCACCAACAGCTGCATGGCTCAGTCCAACGGCGTCACTTGTGCCCGACCTCCGCCTTGCCTCTTGCGACAGTCGGATCGGAAGGTCAATTTTGTTGACAATCTCGTCG ACACCGCCTCGCAGATTGTGGAGATAATCTGGCCCTTGTCAGCAGTGGCATCTCGCAGCGACTCTACCACAGGCTGCAAAGGTGTTTTACCCCTCCGTACTTTCATTCAGGAGACTCTCCGTCGGTCGCGCACCAGCTACAGCACTCTGCAGGTTGCCCTGTATTATttgatcaagatcaaggagcaCGTGCCTCGCTACAATGCGGAACAGGAGCAACCACCCCGGAGCAAGCCGGTCTGCCGTGCCATGCAATGTGGCCGTCGCATGTTTCTTGCCGCGTTGATTCTTGCATCAAAGTACCTTCAGGACCGCAACTACTCTGCCCGTGCGTGGAGCAAAATCTCCGGCCTGAATACCGTGGAAATCAATCAGAACGAGTTGATGTTTCTTGAAGCGATTGGTTGGAGACTACATGTTACAGAAGCCACCTTTCAGCGTTGGACGGACATCGTTCTGAAGTACACCCCGGGAGCTGGTGGGCCTTTTACTGGAGAAGGCCAGTGCTGGCGAACGGTCATCCCCAAGCTCACTCCTGAACTGGACACAGTGGACGTAGAGCTTTCCACACCCTCTTCTATGGTAGGATTTGAATCTGGCCTTGTGTCGGGctcaccttctcctcgttCCCCGTCGACGGGTGAGCACCCCAGCCCGTCATCCATCTTCAATCAGGGATCGGCGTATCAGCGGTACTCGCCCGTGTCTGCTGGAGCATCGTCTCTTCCATCCATGCCACGACCACCTATGCTGCCAACACCTCAGTTGACGCCTCAGACGGTCGTTGCTACCGCTCCTGCTGCGAGTGGTAGCACCTTCTGTGCCCGCCGGGCTTCCATCTGCGCTGCTATGTCACAAGTGCAAAATGTGTGCATGGCGCGGTCGACTCTCGATCTACGCCCGTCGCTTGCGTTTTGCCAAAAGGCTAACACGTTTGATGGATACCCGACCGTGGTTCGCAGATCGTCTCTGGCTCGCTCGACGTCTTCGGCGTCATCGCCTGAATCGATGATTTCCGATGTCTCCACGCTGTCGTCGTCGAGTTTGTCATCTTGCTCTTCCGGGTCGGGCCCTGTCTCCATCCTGGGCACTAGCGCCTCTACCAAGCCTCGCTTGGCCATGAAGGCAACGCATCGATGCACCAGCAACTCACTCAAGGAAGGTCGGAAGGCTTTGGCCATCGCGTCTCCTATCGATGAGGGCCCGCTTGGTGAGATCTACAGCTCGCCTGAGACCTACTTGGGCGCAGCGGGCCAGGTCCCAGATCTATCCAATATCTCGCTGGGCACCCCTGTTGATCATGAGGCAGCTCAAAGCCTTTGTGAACTGTCGGGGGCTATTTCCCGCTCTGCACAGACGTTCGAGCAAGGAACGACTACTCAGCGGCAATGCCGGAAACGTGGCCGCACAGGCTCCGAGGATATTCTGTGGCAAAACCATGTCCGCCACCTGATGAACCCCAATGCGCGGAACGAGGGCAAGGCTTCGGATTGTTCCATGAGCGATACTCGTTCTTATCCGAAACATTCTCAGTCTCTTTCCGCTGCTCAACTCAGTCTCCTGGCTGTTAGCGCTCCTCTGTCTGGACCAGCTGGCATGAAGCGTGCTTGCTGTGGCAGTGAAGCGAGGAAGATCGCGCTGAACCCGAGTGTGCGATCGGAGTACTTGGGCTAG
- a CDS encoding putative aminotransferase, with protein sequence MASEFNIAQARTRFPALNAEQVFLDNAATYGISRAATTAFSKGYEAAAKFVNASPDELRLALTPLPQICLGISTTQLLHNLSTALKFEPGDELVLSKLNHEANTAPWVRIAERLGLQVKWWSASDTRNPVCDLDELGQLLSEKTRLVACPHASNITGTITKVKEIAKLVHQYPRALLCVDGVALAPHRQVDVKDLDVDIYAFSWYKVYGPHIAELYASSRIHDQINSLGHFFKGTDTLDLKLNLASASYEATQSIPAVLEFLGPNPAATWDTIASHEEKLQAILLNYLRSQDQITIYGEPSSSKVLRVPVISFTVQGIKSQKVVEEVERRTQFCFRHGHMYSHRLLNDVVGLEDVEDGVVRISMLHYNTGESAPGSLRGRVADGHQRKKLPSWSRA encoded by the exons ATGGCTTCGGAATTTAACATTGCCCAGGCTAGGACTCGTTTTCCCGCTTTGAATGCAGAGCAGGTGTTCCTCGACAATGCAG CGACGTATGGCATATCTCGGGCAGCCACCACTGCATTTTCTAAGGGTTACGAGGCGGCGGCGAAGTTTGTCAATGCGAGTCCTGATGAG CTCCGGCTTGCTCTGACCCCATTACCTCAGATCTGCTTGGGTATATCAACAACTCAGCTCTTGCACAACCTTTCGACCGCGCTCAAGTTCGAACCCGGCGATGAGCTGGTGCTCTCAAAGCTGAACCACGAAGCCAATACGGCCCCCTGGGTTCGGATCGCTGAACGACTGGGCTTGCAGGTGAAGTGGTGGTCGGCATCGGATACCAGAAACCCTGTTTGTGACCTGGATGAGCTGGGCCAATTGCTCTCGGAGAAGACGAGGCTCGTTGCTTGCCCACATGCTTCGAATATCACAGGGACAATCAcgaaggtcaaggagattgcGAAGCTCGTTCATCAGTATCCACGT GCTCTCCTCTGCGTGGATGGGGTTGCGCTTGCGCCGCATCGTCAGGTAGATGTGAAGGATCTAGATGTCGATATTTAT GCGTTCTCATGGTACAAAGTCTACGGGCCGCACATTGCTGAACTATACGCCTCATCCCGGATTCATGATCAGATCAACAGCCTTGGCCATTTCTTCAAAGGCACAGACACGCTGGACCTGAAGCTCAATCTAGCATCCGCGAGCTACGAAGCGACACAGAGTATTCCTGCGGTGCTTGAATTCCTTGGACCCAATCCCGCAGCTACATGGGACACGATCGCCTCTCATGAAGAGAAACTACAGGCAATATTGCTGAACTATCTCAGAAGCCAGGATCAGATTACGATCTATGGAGAACCTTCGTCAAGCAAAGTGCTTCGCGTCCCGGTGATCAGTTTCACGGTGCAAGGCATCAAGAGCCAAAAGGTTGTCGAAGAAGTGGAGCGGCGGACGCAGTTTTGTTTTCGCCATGGACATATGTACAGCCACCGACTGTTGAACGATGTTGTGGGTTTGGAGGATGTCGAAGATGGCGTGGTACGGATCAGCATGTTGCATTACAATACTGGTGAGTCTGCACCTGGGAGTCTGCGGGGGAGGGTTGCTGACGGACATCAGAGGAAGAAATTACCCTCCTGGTCGAGAGCTTGA